One genomic region from Osmerus mordax isolate fOsmMor3 chromosome 4, fOsmMor3.pri, whole genome shotgun sequence encodes:
- the LOC136942262 gene encoding tripartite motif-containing protein 16-like isoform X1, whose protein sequence is MAEVVLNNQDPFICSICLDLLKDPVTIPCGHSYCLVCIDGCWDQNSQTDVFSCPQCRQSYTSRPVLNKSTVLTEVLDNLRKSGVHINAHSYAGPGDVECDACAGRKHKAVKSCLVCLASYCAPHLQPHYESQAFKKHKLVKASFKLEEKICPRHDKLLEVYCSTDQQCVCLLCVMDEHKGHDTVSAAGERLGKQKQVGEFQKTLQNIIQKTEQEAQDLRQAVKTVMQSAQATVDDSERIFNEMIRSMEKKRSEVKEQIRAQEKAAVQRVEEVLKLLEKEILELKNQSAELDKLSHTEDHIHFLQSFPSLLSQAKPEALPSISIKPNLSFDQVRKLVSGLKVQLNNIYDKEMSKISKKVTEVQIILPFEPKTREEFLEFPCQPTFNSNTASGALWCSEEGRKVTWTEGEKYPDHPERFTHFDQILCEEGLLERCYWEVEFRGWIAVGVAYQTMERKGDGKESKLGGNDLSWSLECSPSSCYFLHDNIKTKIRCRCPPTKVGVYLDHKAGTLSFYNTSKKVSLLHKVQATFTQPLYPGFGVGLESYVRITSS, encoded by the exons ATGGCAGAAGTAGTTCTAAATAACCAAGATCCATTCATTTGTTCTATATGTTTAGATCTACTGAAGGATCCGGTTACTATTCCATGCGGGCACAGCTACTGTTTAGTATGCATTGATGGATGTTGGGATCAGAACAGTCAAACAGACGTCTTCAGCTGCCCTCAGTGTCGTCAAAGCTACACCTCGAGGCCTGTTCTTAACAAGAGCACTGTGCTAACTGAGGTGCTGGACAATCTGAGGAAGTCAGGAGTCCACATCAACGCACACAGTTATGCTGGACCTGGCGATGTGGAATGTGATGCCTGCGCTGGAAGGAAACACAAAGCTGTGAAgtcctgtctggtctgtctggctTCATACTGTGCGCCTCACCTTCAGCCTCACTATGAATCACAAGCCTTTAAGAAACACAAGCTGGTTAAAGCCTCCTTCAAactagaggagaagatctgCCCTCGACATGACAAACTGCTAGAGGTCTACTGCTCCACCGACCAgcaatgtgtctgtctgctgtgtgtaatGGACGAACACAAAGGCCATGATACAGTCTCAGCTGCAGGAGAAAGACTTGGAAAACAG AAGCAGGTGGGTGAGTTCCAGAAGACTCTCCAGAACATCATCCAGAAGACAGAACAGGAGGCCCAGGACCTGAGACAGGCTGTGAAGACTGTTATG CAATCTGCACAGGCGACAGTGGATGACAGTGAGAGAATCTTCAATGAGATGATCCGCTCCATGGAGAAGAAGCGTTCGGAGGTGAAGGAGCAGATCAGGGCCCAGGAGAAGGCTGCTGTGCAAAGAGTTGAAGAAGTGCTGAAGCTACTGGAGAAGGAGATTCTAGAGTTGAAGAATCAAAGCGCTGAATTGGACAAGCTCTCACATACAGAGgaccacatacatttcctccaG AGTTTTCCGTCTCTCTTGTCCCAAGCTAAGCCTGAAGCTTTACCCAGCATTAGCATTAAGCCAAACTTGTCTTTCGACCAAGTGCGGAAACTGGTGTCGGGACTGAAAGTGCAACTGAATAACATTTATGATAAGGAGATGAGCAAGATATCAAAAAAAG TGACTGAAGTTCAAATAATTCTACCTTTTGAACCCAAGACCCGAGAGGAGTTCTTAGAAT TTCCCTGCCAACCCACTTTCAACAGTAACACAGCAAGTGGAGCATTGTGGTGTTCGGAAGAGGGTCGGAAGGTAACGTGGACTGAAGGGGAAAAGTATCCTGATCATCCTGAACGATTTACTCATTTTGATCAAATCCTGTGCGAGGAAGGTCTGTTAGAAAGATGCTACTGGGAGGTTGAGTTTCGTGGCTGGATTGCTGTCGGAGTGGCATATCAAACcatggagaggaaaggagatggtAAAGAAAGTAAATTAGGAGGTAATGACCTGTCGTGGAGTTTGGAGTGCTCCCCATCCTCATGCTATTTCCTCCATGATAATATTAAGACTAAAATACGCTGTCGCTGTCCTCCCACAAAGGTAGGAGTGTATTTAGATCACAAGGCAGGTACTTTGTCTTTCTACAATACCTCTAAAAAAGTTAGCCTCCTTCACAAAGTGCAGGCTACTTTCACTCAGCCCCTATATCCTGGGTTTGGGGTGGGCTTGGAGTCTTATGTAAGAATCACATCCTCCTAA
- the LOC136942262 gene encoding tripartite motif-containing protein 16-like isoform X2 produces the protein MAEVVLNNQDPFICSICLDLLKDPVTIPCGHSYCLVCIDGCWDQNSQTDVFSCPQCRQSYTSRPVLNKSTVLTEVLDNLRKSGVHINAHSYAGPGDVECDACAGRKHKAVKSCLVCLASYCAPHLQPHYESQAFKKHKLVKASFKLEEKICPRHDKLLEVYCSTDQQCVCLLCVMDEHKGHDTVSAAGERLGKQKQVGEFQKTLQNIIQKTEQEAQDLRQAVKTVMQSAQATVDDSERIFNEMIRSMEKKRSEVKEQIRAQEKAAVQRVEEVLKLLEKEILELKNQSAELDKLSHTEDHIHFLQSFPSLLSQAKPEALPSISIKPNLSFDQVRKLVSGLKVQLNNIYDKEMSKISKKVTEVQIILPFEPKTREEFLEYTVPCQPTFNSNTASGALWCSEEGRKVTWTEGEKYPDHPERFTHFDQILCEEGLLERCYWEVEFRGWIAVGVAYQTMERKGDGKESKLGGNDLSWSLECSPSSCYFLHDNIKTKIRCRCPPTKVGVYLDHKAGTLSFYNTSKKVSLLHKVQATFTQPLYPGFGVGLESYVRITSS, from the exons ATGGCAGAAGTAGTTCTAAATAACCAAGATCCATTCATTTGTTCTATATGTTTAGATCTACTGAAGGATCCGGTTACTATTCCATGCGGGCACAGCTACTGTTTAGTATGCATTGATGGATGTTGGGATCAGAACAGTCAAACAGACGTCTTCAGCTGCCCTCAGTGTCGTCAAAGCTACACCTCGAGGCCTGTTCTTAACAAGAGCACTGTGCTAACTGAGGTGCTGGACAATCTGAGGAAGTCAGGAGTCCACATCAACGCACACAGTTATGCTGGACCTGGCGATGTGGAATGTGATGCCTGCGCTGGAAGGAAACACAAAGCTGTGAAgtcctgtctggtctgtctggctTCATACTGTGCGCCTCACCTTCAGCCTCACTATGAATCACAAGCCTTTAAGAAACACAAGCTGGTTAAAGCCTCCTTCAAactagaggagaagatctgCCCTCGACATGACAAACTGCTAGAGGTCTACTGCTCCACCGACCAgcaatgtgtctgtctgctgtgtgtaatGGACGAACACAAAGGCCATGATACAGTCTCAGCTGCAGGAGAAAGACTTGGAAAACAG AAGCAGGTGGGTGAGTTCCAGAAGACTCTCCAGAACATCATCCAGAAGACAGAACAGGAGGCCCAGGACCTGAGACAGGCTGTGAAGACTGTTATG CAATCTGCACAGGCGACAGTGGATGACAGTGAGAGAATCTTCAATGAGATGATCCGCTCCATGGAGAAGAAGCGTTCGGAGGTGAAGGAGCAGATCAGGGCCCAGGAGAAGGCTGCTGTGCAAAGAGTTGAAGAAGTGCTGAAGCTACTGGAGAAGGAGATTCTAGAGTTGAAGAATCAAAGCGCTGAATTGGACAAGCTCTCACATACAGAGgaccacatacatttcctccaG AGTTTTCCGTCTCTCTTGTCCCAAGCTAAGCCTGAAGCTTTACCCAGCATTAGCATTAAGCCAAACTTGTCTTTCGACCAAGTGCGGAAACTGGTGTCGGGACTGAAAGTGCAACTGAATAACATTTATGATAAGGAGATGAGCAAGATATCAAAAAAAG TGACTGAAGTTCAAATAATTCTACCTTTTGAACCCAAGACCCGAGAGGAGTTCTTAGAAT ATACAGTTCCCTGCCAACCCACTTTCAACAGTAACACAGCAAGTGGAGCATTGTGGTGTTCGGAAGAGGGTCGGAAGGTAACGTGGACTGAAGGGGAAAAGTATCCTGATCATCCTGAACGATTTACTCATTTTGATCAAATCCTGTGCGAGGAAGGTCTGTTAGAAAGATGCTACTGGGAGGTTGAGTTTCGTGGCTGGATTGCTGTCGGAGTGGCATATCAAACcatggagaggaaaggagatggtAAAGAAAGTAAATTAGGAGGTAATGACCTGTCGTGGAGTTTGGAGTGCTCCCCATCCTCATGCTATTTCCTCCATGATAATATTAAGACTAAAATACGCTGTCGCTGTCCTCCCACAAAGGTAGGAGTGTATTTAGATCACAAGGCAGGTACTTTGTCTTTCTACAATACCTCTAAAAAAGTTAGCCTCCTTCACAAAGTGCAGGCTACTTTCACTCAGCCCCTATATCCTGGGTTTGGGGTGGGCTTGGAGTCTTATGTAAGAATCACATCCTCCTAA
- the slc15a5 gene encoding solute carrier family 15 member 5 — MVAVDRRGVPEGTHPQPRRSSKSARAERRSHQDRPRQSRKKLQVIICVLLVELCERFTFFGIVCNMILFCTVKLGYDNHQAATVNLCFVGASTLTPVLVGWFAETCLGRTKVLYLCAFLHFLGTAMLPVVAFPFEDFYIDTHHMTHHLEPHEQQVLFYTGLLAAALGIGGVRAILCPMGAYSLQGYDQHQLLSFFNWFYWLVNLNSTVVFLGIAYIQQSVARNLGFLIPFTSVLLALLAIHMVRNNLTFKPKKGSSLLTTLGVFLNSLKMCCLRRHHLGGDVGSWLDRAKENNGGCYSETHVENVKVLARLFPLYGLQLLYRACITQIPSGYYIQTMNSNLHLNGFLLPIAAMNVISILPLLLLAPLIECVTTCYLTMEKTPLAPAQVITLGHACAALSMLVAGILEIHRKGYPLVEQALSGKVIQVSSMACFQLAPQYILLGLAEALVTPACSLISFHLTPSHIRGISLHFLTLSYGGGCFLGALIIQLVYLLSGGNFYPNTLHDGNLERFFFFLATLMAINTLVFWWISYRYKDLSVVHGRAMRCSLLAEKLQRYKTCLRYYDTMEHSYTTASIETIL, encoded by the exons ATGGTAGCCGTGGACCGTAGGGGGGTGCCGGAGGGGACACACCCCCAGCCACGTCGTTCCTCCAAGTCCGCGCGTGCCGAGCGAAGGTCCCACCAGGACCGTCCTCGGCAGTCCCGTAAAAAGCTCCAGGTGATCATCTGCGTCCTGCTGGTGGAACTGTGTGAGAGGTTCACCTTCTTCGGCATCGTCTGTAACATGATCCTGTTCTGCACCGTGAAGCTGGGCTATGACAACCACCAAGCTGCCACTGTTAACCTGTGCTTTGTGGGAGCCAGCACCTTGACTCCTGTCCTTGTGGGATGGTTTGCTGAGACCTGCCTGGGCAGGACCAAGGTTCTCTACCTCTGTGCGTTTCTCCACTTTCTTG GCACTGCCATGCTGCCAGTGGTGGCCTTCCCGTTCGAGGACTTCTACATCGACACGCACCACATGACCCACCATCTGGAACCTCATGAGCAGCAGGTTCTGTTCTACACGGGCTTGCTGGCCGCCGCGCTCGGCATCGGGGGCGTCAGAGCCATCCTCTGTCCCATGGGGGCCTACAGCCTGCAGGGCTACGATCAGCACCAGCTCCTCTCATTCTTCAACTG GTTCTACTGGCTGGTGAACCTGAACTCCACTGTGGTGTTCCTGGGCATTGCCTACATCCAGCAGTCTGTGGCCAGGAACCTGGGCTTCCTTATCCCCTTCACCTCCGTCCTGCTAGCTCTGTTGGCCATCCACATGGTCCGCAACAACCTCACTTTCAAGCCCAAGAAAG GCAGTTCTCTGCTCACCACGCTGGGTGTGTTCCTAAACTCTCTGAAGATGTGTTGCCTGCGCCGCCACCACCTGGGAGGAGATGTGGGCAGTTGGCTGGATCGTGCCAAGGAGAACAACGGAGGCTGCTACAGTGAGACCCATGTGGAGAACGTCAAGGTGTTGGCTCGTCTCTTCCCCCTCTatggcctccagctcctctaCCGAGCCTGCATCACTCAG ATTCCCTCAGGTTACTACATTCAGACCATGAACTCTAACCTGCACCTGAACGGCTTCCTGCTGCCCATAGCGGCCATGAACGTGATCAGCATCTtgcctctgctgctgctggccccGCTTATAGAGTGTGTGACCACCTGTTATCTCACCATGGAGAAAACACCACTGGCCCCAGCACAAGTTATAA CTCTAGGCCATGCATGTGCAGCCTTGTCTATGCTGGTGGCAGGCATTTTGGAGATACACAGGAAGGGCTATCCCTTGGTGGAGCAGGCCTTGTCAGGGAAGGTGATCCAGGTGTCTTCCATGGCCTGCTTCCAGCTAGCTCCTCAGTACATCCTACTGGGCCTAGCCGAGGCCCTGGTCACCCCTGCCT GTTCTCTCATTTCCTTCCACCTGACCCCCAGCCATATCAGAGGCATTTCCCTGCACTTCCTCACGCTGTCATACGGAGGGGGCTGTTTCCTAGGTGCCCTCATCATTCAGCTGGTTTATTTGCTCTCTGGAG GTAACTTCTACCCTAACACACTGCATGATGGGAACTTGGAGagattcttcttcttcctggctACGCTGATGGCCATCAACACCCTGGTTTTCTGGTGGATCTCATATAG GTACAAGGATCTGAGCGTGGTGCACGGCAGAGCGATGCGCTGCAGCTTGCTAGCGGAGAAGCTACAACGCTACAAGACCTGTCTGCGTTACTATGACACCATGGAACATTCCTACACCACTGCCTCCATTGAAACTATTTTGTAA
- the LOC136942468 gene encoding E3 ubiquitin/ISG15 ligase TRIM25-like isoform X2 → MADDQEHFSCPMCLELLKDPVTTACGHTYCMSCINTFWDQDNEINAKYCCPLCRQTFTLRPVLKKNTLLAEMVEKLRNTTFKDMTLDFNKAEHGDVECDICAGEKRKAVKSCLVCLVSYCEPHLQPHLELPILRKHRMINAHKKLDEKICPHHDKLLEVYCRTDQQCICFLCAMDEHKDHKTVSAAAERSEKQVRHTYSTSSNGDFLLFDVTLVNTESEIDVSQQMQLSETQQKVLLRRLEISVEIQKIREAEDSITNSAWTAVDDFDRACDEHIRVCVRSVERRRSEVKELVRAQQGAAWSQAGSLTERLIKVDCELTKRDREMKQLSQTEDPIHFLRSFQSLGDLPGSQTSSANSVVKCITEQREKLENMVKEETRKMFNSLPLHNDMVTESPHLFPIIEIKSKRDISACYCNVEVDPITVCPCLHLCDENRTISWSDQVMSHPDHPDRFSYYQQALSREGLSGTCYWEVEWSGGVVNVAVSYRSIRRKGWGNDCCFGHNDQSWCLACSSSSCLFWHDKMFKPVPFPCSSRVGVYLNHKAGVLCFYSVSDTGTMRLLHRAQTIFSEPLYPGFSVDQGAMLKICAAKKIN, encoded by the exons ATGGCGGACGATCAGGAACATTTTAGCTGTCCTATGTGTTTGGAGCTATTAAAAGATCCTGTGACGACTGCCTGTGGTCATACCTACTGTATGAGCTGTATCAATACCTTTTGGGATCAAGACAATGAGATAAATGCTAAGTACTGCTGTCCGCTGTGCAGACAGACTTTCACTTTAAGGCCTGTTCTGAAGAAAAATACCCTGCTGGCTGAAATGGTGGAAAAACTGAGGAACACAACGTTCAAAGATATGACTCTTGATTTTAATAAGGCTGAACATGGCGATGTGGAGTGTGACATCTGCGCTGGGGAAAAACGCAAAGCTGTTAAATCATGTCTGGTGTGTTTGGTTTCTTACTGTGaacctcacctccagccccactTGGAGTTGCCTATCCTCAGGAAACATAGGATGATTAATGCCCACAAAAAACTAGATGAGAAGATCTGCCCTCACCACGACAAACTGCTGGAGGTCTACTGTCGTACTGACCAGCAATGCATCTGTTTTCTGTGTGCTATGGATGAACATAAAGACCACAAGACAGTCTCAGCTGCAGCAGAAAGATCAGAGAAACAAGTCAGACATACATACTCTACATCTTCGAATGGGGATTTTCTATTATTTGATGTTACCCTTGTAAACACTGAAAGTGAAATTGACGTGTCCCAACAGATGCAGCTAAGTGAGACCCAGCAGAAAGTCCTGCTAAGAAGATTGGAGATAAGTGTGGAGATACAAAAGATAAGAGAGGCAGAAGACTCCATCACA AACTCTGCATGGACAGCAGTAGATGACTTTGACAGGGCCTGTGACGAGcacatccgtgtgtgtgttcgctcCGTGGAAAGAAGACGTTCAGAGGTGAAGGAGCTCGTCAgagcccagcagggggcagcatggTCGCAGGCTGGGAGTCTGACAGAGAGGCTGATTAAGGTGGATTGTGAGCTGACTAAGAGAGACCGTGAGATGAAACAGCTTTCTCAGACAGAGGACCCCATACACTTCCTAAGG AGTTTCCAGTCACTTGGTGATCTTCCTGGATCTCAGACCTCATCTGCAAACTCTGTGGTAAAGTGTATTACTGAACAAAGAGAAAAACTGGAAAATATGGTCAAGGAAGAAACGAGGAAGATGTTCAACTCTCTGCCTCTTCATAATGATATGG TGACAGAAAGCCCACATCTTTTTCCAATCATAGAGATCAAATCAAAGAGAGATATAAGCG CTTGCTACTGCAATGTGGAGGTGGATCCCATTACAGTGTGTCCATGTCTCCACCTCTGTGATGAAAACAGAACAATCTCCTGGAGTGACCAGGTCATGTCCCACCCAGACCACCCAGACAGGTTCAGCTACTACCAGCAGGCCCTGAGCAGGGAGGGTCTGTCAGGGACCTGCTACTGggaagtggagtggagtggtggTGTTGTTAATGTGGCTGTCTCCTACAGAAGCATCAGGAGGAAAGGCTGGGGGAACGACTGCTGCTTCGGGCACAACGACCAGTCCTGGTGTCTAGCCTGTTCTTCATCATCTTGTTTATTCTGGCATGATAAGATGTTCAAGCCTGTTCCTTTCCCTTGCTCCTCCAGAGTGGGAGTGTATCTCAACCACAAGGCAGGGGTTCTGTGCTTCTACAGCGTCTCTGACACAGGCACAATGAGGCTCCTGCACAGAGCGCAGACTATATTCAGCGAGCCCCTCTACCCTGGCTTTAGTGTTGACCAAGGAGCAATGTTAAAGATATGTGCAGCTAAGAAGATAAACTGA
- the LOC136942468 gene encoding tripartite motif-containing protein 16-like isoform X1: MADDQEHFSCPMCLELLKDPVTTACGHTYCMSCINTFWDQDNEINAKYCCPLCRQTFTLRPVLKKNTLLAEMVEKLRNTTFKDMTLDFNKAEHGDVECDICAGEKRKAVKSCLVCLVSYCEPHLQPHLELPILRKHRMINAHKKLDEKICPHHDKLLEVYCRTDQQCICFLCAMDEHKDHKTVSAAAERSEKQMQLSETQQKVLLRRLEISVEIQKIREAEDSITNSAWTAVDDFDRACDEHIRVCVRSVERRRSEVKELVRAQQGAAWSQAGSLTERLIKVDCELTKRDREMKQLSQTEDPIHFLRSFQSLGDLPGSQTSSANSVVKCITEQREKLENMVKEETRKMFNSLPLHNDMVTESPHLFPIIEIKSKRDISACYCNVEVDPITVCPCLHLCDENRTISWSDQVMSHPDHPDRFSYYQQALSREGLSGTCYWEVEWSGGVVNVAVSYRSIRRKGWGNDCCFGHNDQSWCLACSSSSCLFWHDKMFKPVPFPCSSRVGVYLNHKAGVLCFYSVSDTGTMRLLHRAQTIFSEPLYPGFSVDQGAMLKICAAKKIN; encoded by the exons ATGGCGGACGATCAGGAACATTTTAGCTGTCCTATGTGTTTGGAGCTATTAAAAGATCCTGTGACGACTGCCTGTGGTCATACCTACTGTATGAGCTGTATCAATACCTTTTGGGATCAAGACAATGAGATAAATGCTAAGTACTGCTGTCCGCTGTGCAGACAGACTTTCACTTTAAGGCCTGTTCTGAAGAAAAATACCCTGCTGGCTGAAATGGTGGAAAAACTGAGGAACACAACGTTCAAAGATATGACTCTTGATTTTAATAAGGCTGAACATGGCGATGTGGAGTGTGACATCTGCGCTGGGGAAAAACGCAAAGCTGTTAAATCATGTCTGGTGTGTTTGGTTTCTTACTGTGaacctcacctccagccccactTGGAGTTGCCTATCCTCAGGAAACATAGGATGATTAATGCCCACAAAAAACTAGATGAGAAGATCTGCCCTCACCACGACAAACTGCTGGAGGTCTACTGTCGTACTGACCAGCAATGCATCTGTTTTCTGTGTGCTATGGATGAACATAAAGACCACAAGACAGTCTCAGCTGCAGCAGAAAGATCAGAGAAACAA ATGCAGCTAAGTGAGACCCAGCAGAAAGTCCTGCTAAGAAGATTGGAGATAAGTGTGGAGATACAAAAGATAAGAGAGGCAGAAGACTCCATCACA AACTCTGCATGGACAGCAGTAGATGACTTTGACAGGGCCTGTGACGAGcacatccgtgtgtgtgttcgctcCGTGGAAAGAAGACGTTCAGAGGTGAAGGAGCTCGTCAgagcccagcagggggcagcatggTCGCAGGCTGGGAGTCTGACAGAGAGGCTGATTAAGGTGGATTGTGAGCTGACTAAGAGAGACCGTGAGATGAAACAGCTTTCTCAGACAGAGGACCCCATACACTTCCTAAGG AGTTTCCAGTCACTTGGTGATCTTCCTGGATCTCAGACCTCATCTGCAAACTCTGTGGTAAAGTGTATTACTGAACAAAGAGAAAAACTGGAAAATATGGTCAAGGAAGAAACGAGGAAGATGTTCAACTCTCTGCCTCTTCATAATGATATGG TGACAGAAAGCCCACATCTTTTTCCAATCATAGAGATCAAATCAAAGAGAGATATAAGCG CTTGCTACTGCAATGTGGAGGTGGATCCCATTACAGTGTGTCCATGTCTCCACCTCTGTGATGAAAACAGAACAATCTCCTGGAGTGACCAGGTCATGTCCCACCCAGACCACCCAGACAGGTTCAGCTACTACCAGCAGGCCCTGAGCAGGGAGGGTCTGTCAGGGACCTGCTACTGggaagtggagtggagtggtggTGTTGTTAATGTGGCTGTCTCCTACAGAAGCATCAGGAGGAAAGGCTGGGGGAACGACTGCTGCTTCGGGCACAACGACCAGTCCTGGTGTCTAGCCTGTTCTTCATCATCTTGTTTATTCTGGCATGATAAGATGTTCAAGCCTGTTCCTTTCCCTTGCTCCTCCAGAGTGGGAGTGTATCTCAACCACAAGGCAGGGGTTCTGTGCTTCTACAGCGTCTCTGACACAGGCACAATGAGGCTCCTGCACAGAGCGCAGACTATATTCAGCGAGCCCCTCTACCCTGGCTTTAGTGTTGACCAAGGAGCAATGTTAAAGATATGTGCAGCTAAGAAGATAAACTGA
- the st3gal2 gene encoding CMP-N-acetylneuraminate-beta-galactosamide-alpha-2,3-sialyltransferase 2, with translation MDFGKRSTLSGPEASGRVGTVAGSGAWPWGGRLPPSLHRDGRWGWGGWAHGLNRAAQLRPWLTGGPGQGLGVERGARIGTSGPSPPPSSGGGVRCSLRVWVLLGSLALVFLTSLFFSVSLRGGGSLPYLDPSGWEESRRVKLVPSYAGAQRHPGPVEGAPQKTCACDHCVGDPGVSDWFDENYDPDISPVWTRDNIQLPSDVYYWWVMLQPQFKPHSIQQVLQRLFQVIPGHSPYGSWDPARCLRCAVVGNSGNLRGAGYGPAIDKHNYVMRINLAPTVGYEEDVGSHTTHHFMYPESAKNLAANVSFVLVPFKTLDLLWITSALSTGQIRFTYAPVKQFLRVDKDKVQIFNPAFFKYIHDHWTRHHGRYPSTGMLVLFFALHVCDEVNVFGFGADSRGNWHHYWEQNRYSGEFRKTGVHDADYEAQIIQNLVKAGKITVFPGK, from the exons ATGGAT TTTGGGAAGCGCAGCACACTGAGCGGGCCCGAGGCCAGCGGGAGGGTGGGGACGGTGGCAGGCAGCGGGGCGTGGCCGTGGGGAGGccgcctcccgccctccctgcaCCGGGATGggcgctggggctgggggggctgggcgcATGGTTTAAATAGGGCTGCACAGCTGCGACCCTGGCTGACCGGCGGACCCGGGCAGGGATTAGGTGTGGAGCGGGGGGCTCGTATTGGCACCAGTGGACCTAGCCCGCCCCCGagtagtggtggtggggtgagGTGCTCCCTGAGGGTGTGGGTCCTGCTGGGCTCGCTGGCCCTCGTCTTCCTCACCTCGCTCTTCTTCTCCGTCTCGCTGCGCGGGGGCGGCAGCCTGCCATACCTCGACCCCTCCGGCTGGGAGGAGTCTCGGAGGGTGAAGCTGGTTCCCAGCTACGCAGGGGCGCAGCGCCACCCCGGGCCTGTGGAGGGCGCTCCACAGAAGACCTGCGCCTGCGACCACTGCGTAGGAGACCCTGGAGTCTCGGATTGGTTTGATGAGAACTATGACCCGGACATCTCGCCAGTCTGGACTCGAGACAACATCCAGCTCCCCTCCGATGTGTACTACTGGTGGGTG ATGCTCCAGCCCCAGTTCAAGCCCCACAGTATCCAGCAGGTTCTGCAGCGCCTCTTCCAGGTGATCCCTGGCCACTCCCCCTACGGCTCCTGGGACCCCGCCCGATGCCTCCGCTGTGCCGTGGTGGGTAACTCTGGCAACCTGCGGGGGGCGGGGTACGGCCCCGCCATCGACAAACACAACTACGTCATGAG gATCAACCTGGCCCCTACTGTCGGCTATGAGGAGGATGTGGGCAGCCACACCACCCACCACTTCATGTACCCAGAGAGTGCCAAGAACCTGGCCGCCAACGTAAGCTTTGTCCTGGTGCCCTTCAAGACGCTGGATCTGCTCTGGATCACCAGCGCACTTTCCACTGGACAGATACGCTT cacCTACGCTCCAGTCAAGCAGTTCCTGAGGGTGGACAAGGACAAG gTCCAGATCTTCAACCCCGCCTTCTTCAAGTACATCCATGACCACTGGACGAGGCATCACGGACGCTACCCCTCCACTGGCATGCTGGTCCTGTTCTTTGCCTTGCACGTCTGTGACGAG GTGAATGTGTTTGGGTTCGGTGCCGACAGCCGGGGAAACTGGCACCACTATTGGGAGCAAAACCGCTACTCGGGAGAGTTCCGGAAGACGGGGGTCCATGACGCCGACTATGAGGCCCAGATCATCCAGAACCTGGTTAAGGCCGGCAAGATCACCGTGTTCCCTGGGAAGTGA